The Juglans regia cultivar Chandler chromosome 6, Walnut 2.0, whole genome shotgun sequence genome contains the following window.
AACATTTTAAGGGTAAGTTTGGAGGTtgaatgagatataaaatttttatcttatttcatctcatttcatcattatatcttttttaaatctctatataaaatataataaaaaattcaattttttcaaattttaatataataataatactaaaacataatattttaaatactaaaacaaaatataaaattctcatctcactctccaaacctgTCCTAAAACTTCAAAGAGtgatagaaatgatatttcccAAAACCTGAAGggatattttgaaatttagatcTAGTTTGTTTTACTATTCTTCttaacttatcttattttatttaattattataatttttttaaatttttatataaaataaaataaaaaatttaatttttataaaattttaaaataaaaataatattaaaaaaatatatcttaataatattttatttaacttttaaaattaatatcaacCAATCTAatcttatctataaaaacaaagacCCTAAGCAGAGTGGAAAACAGAACAACAACATTAATCATTTCAAACACATTCTTCTTTCCCAAATGAAACCCAACCATCACTTTCCTTTCTCAATTTCCCCCACAATCCTTGCAAATACTTCAACTACAATACTCCCACGTTACATTTATCTTATGTAAAGAGTcactctctgatctctctctctctctctgggagAAGAGAAGATACACAtagaaagatagagagagaaatgttGGATCCAGCAAACAACATGCTGCCTCCCCCCTCATCTCCATCTATCTCCTCCGTTTCCTCCTCCGATCTTGACACCGAGGTACCCCATTAACCAAAAATCTTcaaaccttttataaaaatctcttctttttctttcatgctGTCCaatgcattcaaattttttttctatagattttgatttgttcagggtttttttgtttgtttttgttttgggttatgaTTCATGAATACTGCAGTCTACAGGGTCCTTTTTTCATGATAGAAGCACAACTCTGGGGACTCTAATGGGCGTGAGCTTCCCTGCCATTACCTTCAGAGCCCCATCTCAGCACCGGGACCCCCAAACGTCCGTTTCGGTGTCCGTTTCCGCGGTGTCACGGAGGGCCAAGAAGCCCAGGAAGAACAAGAACAACGCTCAGCCACCTCAGGCGATGGTAGAGCGGCGGCGGAGGTGGTGGCAACTTTGCAGGGACAACGAGGCAAAGCCAGGCTCGCTGGGCGAGTTTCTCGAGGTGGAGCGGAGGTTCGGTGACGGAGCGTTCTTCGGTGCGGCCGCGGCAGAGCTCGAAGGCGTGGTGGTGTtgcagcaacagcagcagcagcatcgGCAGAGGAACGGAAACGGACGGCTGTTGTTCGCCGACGGAAGGGTTCTTCCGCCGGCCACCGATAGTGATGATGGGGCAGCGACGGCTGGAGCGCTCT
Protein-coding sequences here:
- the LOC108994882 gene encoding uncharacterized protein At3g17950-like → MLDPANNMLPPPSSPSISSVSSSDLDTESTGSFFHDRSTTLGTLMGVSFPAITFRAPSQHRDPQTSVSVSVSAVSRRAKKPRKNKNNAQPPQAMVERRRRWWQLCRDNEAKPGSLGEFLEVERRFGDGAFFGAAAAELEGVVVLQQQQQQHRQRNGNGRLLFADGRVLPPATDSDDGAATAGALCRFPVSLSGICSGGAG